The following DNA comes from Parus major isolate Abel unplaced genomic scaffold, Parus_major1.1 Scaffold593, whole genome shotgun sequence.
GGCCCCGTCCCGTTCCCCGGGTTAATGAGGGCTAATTAATAACGAGAGGAGCACTCACGGCCATGCTGGGGCTGGATTTGGTGAGGTACACCACGGTGGGGTAGAACTGGTGTTTCAGGTAGTAGGCGTGGGCCACCACGGCCGTGGTGAGCGCCAGGCTCCCGGCCATCACCAGCGCCGTGCACAGCATGGCCTCGGCCTGCAACCACCCACAGCAGGGATTGCACCCAAAAAACAATCCACGTGCAGCTCCAAAAGCAGGGGTCAGGCTCCTGCCATTACACTCTGCATGGACTCGGCCTGGAAGCCACcaaaaagcagagatttcaCCTCAAAACAGCCCCCATCTCCCCCCAAATCTGGGTTTCAGGGGGGCTGGGCCTTGTGCATAATCTctaaaaggtgtttttttagCTCGTTAGCGATTCCTGGGAGCGATAAAAACGGGGTTTTCCAAACAGAGCTTTCGGTCCCCGGTGGTGGCGCTGGCTCCTGTCCCACATTTTGGTGGCACAAGGTGCCGTGTCCCCAGGTGGAACCTCCTTGTCACCAGCCCCCCCAGGAGCCCTccgtgtccctctgtccccttcctgtccctctgtccaCAAACCCTCAGGTCCCCCCTTGGCTGTCTGTCCTCCTccgtgtccctctgtcccctcagcGCTCCAGGTCCcccccgtgtccctgtgtctcCAGACCCTCCAGTGCCCCCCATGCCGCTCTGTCCCCCCTCACGTCCCCAAACTCTCCCGGTCCCCTCACGTCCCTCTGTCCCCCCCTCATGTCCCCAAACCCTCCTTGTTCCCTCACGTCCCTCTGTCCCCAAACCCTCCCGGTCCCCTCACGTCCCTCTGTCCCCCCGTCATGTCCCCAAACCCTCCGTGTTCCCTCACGTCCCTCTGTCCCCAAACCCTCCCGGTCCCCTCACGTCCCTCTGTCCCCCCCTCATGTCCTCAAACCCTCCGGTCCCCTCAcgtccctctgtcccctcacaGCCCCGTACCCCCCCATTCCCCCCTCCCGTCCCCTCCTCCACCAGGAACCCCACTGTCACCGCTCCCTCAGCTTCCCCAGAGCCCCCCTTTGCCTCCGGACCCTCCCGACGCCCCCTCCCCGGTCCCCTCCGCACCCCCGAAGCCCCGGTGTCACCCCTGGGCCGCCCCCGGGACTCACCGGGCCCGACCCTGCCTCAGCCCCCCCAGCCCGGGCCGCTCCCACACCGGAACCGCCGCAGCGCGCGACACCTCACTTCCGCCCGGACCGCACCACCCGCTGTCCGGGGGGAGACCGGGGGGGTTCGCTCCCTGCCTGTTCCCCCCACCTCGCCCCCCAAAAACAGCCTCTCCCCATAGAGATACTGAGactcccccttccctctctccgCACCGGGACCGTGGGGGTCGCGGCCCCCTAAACCCCAAACCGCTGGGCTCCCCCCCGGCACTCCCGCGCTTGGTACGCTCCGAGCGGCCCCGCAGCCGGCGCTGGGGTGGGCGGGGACGCGCAGGGTCCCGTGGCTCGCGCTCATTGGCCGGGCCCGGAGGGGCTCGGCCAATCAGAAAAATCCCGCGCGCGACGCCGCTTGGCCGGCGGCTGTTGCTAAGGGAGGGGCGGCGCGGGCGAGGGCAGCGACCCCCTGGGCTCCCTGGGGAGGCCCAACATGACCCGGATTTGTCCCTTTTCTCCATTTCGCTCGTACCGAGCGCCACACCCGATGCTGTGTGACCTCAGCGCCTCCCCCGAGCGCCTTCCCTCCTCACAaacccccccaaacccctcacCGGAGCCGCGGCCGCCCCTCCCCTCACACGTCTCCCCTCACGGCACCCAGCCAATCAGCGACGTCTGCTCTGCGCTCCTCACCTCTGATTGGCTGATCCCGCCGCCCAGCCTTTAAAGAGCCACAGCTGGGTAGAGAGGCGTGGCTTATTCGATCTCTGCCTTCTGATTGGCTGGCGGAGCGCCCTCACAGCCTATAGAAAGCGGCTCCGGGGGAGGGGCGGGGTTAAGTTCCCTGAGGCGAAGGAAAAAGGCGGGAAAGCTCCGGAGCTcctgaggggattttttttcccgCCTTTCCATTTTGGCATCAGAAAATCAATTCAGCGCCTTAAATCGTACTGAAATGcacaaatgaaatttaaagaaagctttaatgctttttttcccttatggGGAGACCAGATAGTATTATCCTCGACCCGTttttgggatggaaaagggaattcCTGCAGGATGACTGAGGCAGAGAACTACGAGACAGAGGTAAAGCTGTAGTCACTCTGAGATTTTGGGGATTAAACTCTTATTCTGGTTTGGGGGGGGGGAATTTAGGGCTTTTTAGGTGTTAAAAAAGGTTGGGTTTGGGGTCATTTGAAGTTTTATAGGCATTAAATGCTAATCTTGTGTGGACTTTTGAGCTACCATCCAAACCGGGCTAAACCCACCCCCTCACATTCCAGAACCTCCAAACTGAGCGGTTTTCTCCCAAAAAAATgattttcctgttgtttttctcctccctgagAAGACACCGTGGCACAGGCCTTCCTCTCCAGGGTCTCCGACAAGGTCAGTCCTACCAAAACCACCCTttcatagtattttttttaagaaaaaatacctttttgcTAGAATTTAGTTCTTTTTTTGCCTAAAACAGCTGTTTTTCACCCTATTTTGCTGGCCAAGGTACTTCAGACTTGTGGGGCGGCCCAGGAGCGACTGCACCCCCTCAGTTTCTTCACACCTGTGAGTCCTTAATTAGAGCTTTAATGACCCCCTGCCTTAATTAGGGTCCTAACACCCTCCCAATCCAGAGGGGATCCCAATGATGCCCCAGTAATTAAACAGAGGGCCCTAATTAAGCCCTCGTAATGAACTTGGGGGGGTTCTCAAGATATTTTTGCTAATGAAGTGGGGGGCTTTAATTAAGTAGGGAAGCCTAATGATGATTCCATTAATGAAGCAGGAAGGGTTAAGGAAGTAGGGAGCCCTAATGATACCCCCCTAATGAAGTGGGGGCCCTAATGATGCTCCCCCAATCAAGGAGGGGCTCTAATCAATCAAGAGATGCCCCTGCTAATGAAGTGGGGGCTCTAATTAACCCCAAACCCTCAGAGTCCTCCTCCACTTCCCACTCCCAAATTCCCACAAATCCCATTACCCAAAATCCCTaaatccttcccaaaatccctgatTCCCACCCAAAAacagccctggggcagcctgggcCAACCCAGAACGCCCAGACAGGGCCAGGGCAAAGAAATCATCAGAACTGGGGATTTTACACCAAGTTTGAACCcaatttcccttttgttttgtgtggAAATTGGGCACTTTTTTGGTTTCACCCCAAATTGAgcccttccttttcttttttaaccctAAAATTGGCTCCTTTTTGCTTCTCACCCAgaattgtggttttttgtttgtttgtttttaaattttttgctcCCAAAAAATGGcccttttttggttttctcccaaaacttgccttttttttttttgcttttccccaaaaccctgtcctggggtgaaTGGAATTGGGGCTGCTCCACACCTGATTTGGGGTAAAACCTCCTGGAACTGGGGCTGTGCCACACTcatattgcttttttctttggtttttacACAActaattttggggttttctaaCCCaacccccattttttttcccaaaaacgTCTCTTTGCTGCCGTCCCAACTGGTGGTTTTGGGTGATATCTTCTCAGTTCTTTCCCATTTCCGTCTAATTTATCACCCACACCCTTCAAAGTTGCCCAGAATCGCTTGTTTTCTCCCCAAGGCCCTTCCTGTCTCCCCATTTTTGTGCAAAAAACGTAGAAAATGGGTAAAACATATTGAAAAAATCGctcatttggggtttttttctgtgtgaaaaatgGGGAATAAAGGGGGAGCGGGGTCTGGTTTGGGGGGGTCACAGCCATGGGGACGTGGTGGGAGTGTCCTGTGTGTCACACACCCCCAGTGTCCAGCCCCCCAagtgtcccaggtgtgtcacACCCCCCATGTCCAGCCCCCCAagtgtcccaggtgtgtcacACCCCCCATGTCCAGCCCCCCAAGTGTCCCAGCTNNNNNNNNNNNNNNNNNNNNNNNNNNNNNNNNNNNNNNNNNNNNNNNNNNNNNNNNNNNNNNNNNNNNNNNNNNNNNNNNNNNNNNNNNNNNNNNNNNNNNNNNNNNNNNNNNNNNNNNNNNNNNNNNNNNNNNNNNNNNNNNNNNNNNNNNNNNNNNNNNNNNNNNNNNNNNNNNNNNNNNNNNNNNNNNNNNNNNNNNNNNNNNNNNNNNNNNNNNNNNNNNNNNNNNNNNNNNNNNNNNNNNNNNNNNNNNNNNNNNNNNNNNNNNNNNNNNNNNNNNNNNNNNNNNNNNNNNNNNNNNNNNNNNNNNNNNNNNNNNNNNNNNNNNNNNNNNNNNNNNNNNNNNNNNNNNNNNNNNNNNNNNNNNNNNNNNNNNNNNNNNNNNNNNNNNNNNNNNNNNNNNNNNNNNNNNNNNNNNNNNNNNNNNNNNNNNNNNNNNNNNNNNNNNNNNNNNNNNNNNNNNNNNNNNNNNNNNNNNNNNNNNNNNNNNNNNNNNNNNNNNNNNNNNNNNNNNNNNNNNNNNNNNNNNNNNNNNNNNNNNNNNNNNNNNNNNNNNNNNNNNNNNNNNNNNNNNNNNNNNNNNNNNNNNNNNNNNNNNNNNNNNNNNNNNNNNNNNNNNNNNNNNNNNNNNNNNNNNNNNNNNNNNNNNNNNNNNNNNNNNNNNNNNNNNNNNNNNNNNNNNNNNNNNNNNNNNNNNNNNNNNNNNNNNNNNNNNNNNNNNNNNNNNNNNNNNNNNNNNNNNNNNNNNNNNNNNNNNNNNNNNNNNNNNNNNNNNNNNNNNNNNNNNNNNNNNNNNNNNNNNNNNNNNNNNNNNNNNNNNNNNNNNNNNNNNNNNNNNNNNNNNNNNNNNNNNNNNNNNNNNNNNTCCTGCTCCAGGAAGTTTGGGGTGAGCAATTTGCCTTTTTGCCGTTGTTTTCCCCCCAAAAGCGGCGAGCCCGGGAGCGGAGGTAGGAGCGGCGGCGGGAGGTGACAGCCGGGGACGGCCGGGGACAGCCGGTGACACAGCGGGAGCGCCC
Coding sequences within:
- the LOC117243818 gene encoding uncharacterized protein LOC117243818 isoform X2 translates to MKFKESFNAFFPLWGDQIVLSSTRFWDGKGNSCRMTEAENYETENLQTERFSPKKMIFLLFFSSLRRHRGTGLPLQGLRQGTSDLWGGPGATAPPQFLHTSASPGAEVGAAAGGDSRGRPGTAGDTAGAPADPAPGAYTTPERGKIPGKRHRGRGGS
- the LOC117243818 gene encoding uncharacterized protein LOC117243818 isoform X3, translated to MKFKESFNAFFPLWGDQIVLSSTRFWDGKGNSCRMTEAENYETENLQTERFSPKKMIFLLFFSSLRRHRGTGLPLQGLRQAVFHPILLAKVLQTCGAAQERLHPLSFFTPRRARERSTGAEVAAEAQPGPALAPRHLPGLRAPRTG
- the LOC117243818 gene encoding uncharacterized protein LOC117243818 isoform X5, which produces MKFKESFNAFFPLWGDQIVLSSTRFWDGKGNSCRMTEAENYETENLQTERFSPKKMIFLLFFSSLRRHRGTGLPLQGLRQGTSDLWGGPGATAPPQFLHTSASPGAEHRGRGGS
- the LOC117243818 gene encoding translation initiation factor IF-2-like isoform X4, with protein sequence MKFKESFNAFFPLWGDQIVLSSTRFWDGKGNSCRMTEAENYETETPWHRPSSPGSPTSCFSPYFAGQGTSDLWGGPGATAPPQFLHTSASPGAEVGAAAGGDSRGRPGTAGDTAGAPADPAPGAYTTPERGKIPGKRHRGRGGS